A portion of the Aquila chrysaetos chrysaetos chromosome 4, bAquChr1.4, whole genome shotgun sequence genome contains these proteins:
- the ASXL3 gene encoding putative Polycomb group protein ASXL3 isoform X4 — MGSDGVLRLSSSALNNEFFAYAAQGWKQRLAEGEFTPEMQLRIRQEIEKEKKTEPWKEKFFERFYGEKLGMSRGESMKLTAVQNNDEDESNSLCGSSGTPGPSKQGTFEDQEEKGAKIPPLPERDYCPSLCSMEQVPVKDLTADSDDILIPEESIIQEEIAEEVETSICECQEENHKTEHEFSEESVSPAGTNEETEAVQLADSTESCVMMNDVTDTVSHIEIKVELKSECSQEEMSVVIDQLEDCVSPARSASSTNSVSDTAEKDSESAKELIAPEMQNAALEGSLFTGGGIAVDMELQSDPEEQLSENACISETSFSSGSPEGPCVCIASPGGDTQSTSEEPCTPASLETACSSEVSSTENIEGDIQQKASDENLHTPLMSEISPMSTSPVTSEASLMSNLPLTSEASPASNLPLTSETSPMSDLPLTSETSSVSSVLLTSETSVANSLPLPSETSPVSNSPSNERLTLQQRKSPCLLEDSLPTLKEESSAIPKVVQEENLVVQPKQLQTAPENMKVGPLTIIPDTSVLEEPQSKSLSHQPCKSHSEIEKSYIASIPEHSPPEVIKIKNHSVQQRGDKKGTLLPSEVAVLSEGSVGKNIELLPSKPHDKLYTSSLEKATFSEVCRSKSHKLTGSTQSRLESSHSSKSLEPTKSPEVRNESRDPEIPKRKTAEQHSFGICKEKRARIDDDQPNRSASSTSPSDKDQPPREEPRVPPLKIQLSKVGPPFIIKSQPVSKPEPRVSPSTSVSSGRNTGARTLADIKARAQQARAQREAAAAAAVAAAASIVSGAMGTPCEGGKTRTLAHIKEQTKAKLFAKHQARAHLLQTNKESKLQFSSKESTSSLEIPTSTDTKIEGSTGVIIVNPNCRSPSNKSAHHRETTTLLQQSLNTAILPETATEISVHSSDENIPMPQLCEKIISSTSTESNSVPVLYNKSSVSVSVCSTAMSGAIKELSFASSVDKSSVLMSVDSANTAVSACNINMLKTIQGADTPCITVGPKCIDNTNVPVSIDNTVLSNAIDDKRLPIPSSNANNTVSSHYATVPASSIANNLPNHLSGSSVLIPPVGTTNRFSSDKIAITGCNEQSTVSIHTTVRSALSCSEALAVADAVARPPISMFTGNMVTISSYDNATKLNADLLEKSSGARNRMDLSGKPQPVSFTQTAMNRSIPCKVIVDHTTNLNSSLSLSSSIENAENSIDLQSRPVRTEAALQSIACPQVSVISRPEVVSNESLEHSSSFITITAKQDSKNLQAGCSSLREVPLAPQDKLIEVVTPSQGFAEQLRGPSAFKNEADAACASQYSTNNRICWHDEEAMSTDQPVVSHLNSGKHKEYAEQNCLKNVKTEPSSYTQMSELQSRSLLTSIAVPVKSETNESDKCFRMDTEDFTGPEMPAQTAEIATSAQPPQTSKTSIVDSMEDTLSLTTETLKRVTGAGGSSCRLSSVEANNPLVTQLLQGNLPLEKVLPQPRSGAKLEINRLPLPLQTTSVCKTVVSERNIVEHPSNSPNPDGKGFTAGSVAPLQIRKRENHPKKRMARTVGEHAQIKCEPGKVSMDTDVKAAPCVISSSMNQLGHGQPFKQEWLNKHAIQSRIAHSPEIKQQKRPLPSCSFQQSLFHIDKNGSFHAEASTSHRQHFYQMSMAARGPIPTAALLQTTSKGPPGCNAFAFSRHLEQKGLGDVNISTAAHQLRLGSVFSPNIQIKEGDDIASASQTLQSKTLVHPPPPPPPLPPPPPPHPNAEVPSDQKQPTVTMETTKRLSWPQPASICSNIKSEPISFEEGLSSSCELGMKQTSYDQNEVKEQLKAFALKNADFSSYLLSEPQKPFTQLAAQKIQTQHPQQQQQQQQQLCGNYPTIHFGSTSFKRAASAIEKSIGILGSGSNTATGLSNQNAQIPVQKFADSSNADELELKCSCRLKAMIVCKGCGAFCHDDCIGPSKLCVACLVVR; from the exons ATGGGAAGTGATGGAGTTTTGCGCCTCAGTAGTTCCGCTCTAAATAATGAATTCTTCGCATATGCAGCACAAGGGTGGAAACAGCGATTGGCAGAAG GAGAATTTACACCAGAAATGCAGTTGCGCATCAGACAAGagattgaaaaagaaaagaaaacagaacctTGGAAGGAAAAATTCTTTGAAAGGTTTTATGGTGAAAA aTTGGGAATGTCAAGAGGGGAATCAATGAAACTCACTGCAGTGCAGAACAATGATGAAGATGAAAGCAATTCTTTGTGTGGATCTTCTGGCACACCTGGTCCTTCTAAGCAAGGAACCTTTGAAGACCAAGAAGAGAAAGGTGCTAAAATTCCACCTTTACCAGAGAGAGATTATTGTCCATCTCTTTGTAGTATGGAACAGGTTCCTGTCAAGGATCTAACGGCAGACTCAGATGATATACTGATACCTGAAGAATCAATCATTCAGGAGGAGATTGCTGAAGAGGTTGAGACAAGTATTTGTGAATGCCAAGAGGAGAACCATAAAACAGAACATGAGTTTTCTGAGGAGTCAGTAAGTCCAGCTGGcacaaatgaagaaacagaggCAGTACAGCTTGCAGACAGCACTGAGTCCTGTGTCATGATGAATGATGTAACTGATACTGTATCTCACATTGAAATTAAAGTGGAGTTGAAGTCAGAATGCTCTCAGGAGGAGATGTCAGTTGTGATAGATCAGCTGGAGGATTGCGTATCACCAGCACGATCGGCTTCATCCACAAACTCTGTCAGTGATACAGCAGAGAAGGATTCCGAGTCTGCAAAAGAGCTAATTGcaccagaaatgcaaaatgctgctCTGGAAGGCTCCTTGTTCACTGGTGGAGGCATTGCGGTGGATATGGAGCTTCAAAGTGACCCTGAGGAACAGTTGTCTGAGAATGCTTGTATTTCTGaaacttccttttcctctggAAGTCCAGAAGGACCGTGTGTTTGTATTGCCTCTCCTGGAGGAGACACTCAGTCGACTTCAGAGGAACCCTGTACTCCAGCATCTCTTGAAACAGCTTGTTCATCTGAAGTGTCCAGTACTGAAAACATTGAAGGTGATATTCAGCAAAAGGCCAGTGATGAAAACTTGCACACACCTTTAATGTCGGAAATCTCTCCAATGTCCACCTCACCTGTAACCTCAGAAGCATCTCTGATGTCAAATTTACCTTTAACATCAGAGGCATCACCAGCTTCTAATTTACCTTTAACATCAGAAACATCTCCAATGTCTGATTTGCCTTTAACATCAGAAACATCTTCAGTATCTTCTGTTCTTCTAACTTCTGAAACATCTGTGGCAAATAGTTTGCCTCTTCCATCGGAGACATCTCCAGTTTCTAATTCCCCAAGCAATGAAAGACTTACTCTGCAACAAAGGAAATCGCCGTGTTTGTTGGAAGACTCCCTTCCcactttgaaagaagaaagctcTGCCATTCCTAAGGTGGTTCAAGAAGAGAATCTTGTTGTTCAGCCAAAGCAACTTCAGACTGCTCCTGAAAATATGAAAGTTGGTCCACTAACAATTATACCTGATACTTCAGTATTGGAAGAGCCCCAAAGCAAAAGCCTCAGTCATCAGCCATGTAAGTCACATTCTGAAATTGAGAAATCTTACATTGCATCCATCCCAGAACACTCTCCTCCAGAGGtgatcaaaattaaaaatcacagtgtTCAGCAAAGAGGTGACAAGAAAGGTACACTCTTGCCATCAGAGGTAGCTGTCTTATCAGAAGGATCAGTTGGCAAAAATATCGAACTGCTTCCATCAAAGCCACATGATAAACTATATACCTCATCTCTAGAGAAAGCTACGTTCTCTGAAGTGTGCAGAAGTAAATCTCACAAGCTAACAGGCAGCACCCAAAGCCGTCTAGAGAGTTCACATTCTTCCAAGTCATTAGAACCCACAAAATCACCCGAAGTGAGGAATGAAAGTAGAGACCCAGAGAtcccaaaaaggaaaacagcagaacagCACAGTTTTGGAAtctgcaaagagaagagagcTAGAATAGATGATGACCAGCCTAACCGTAGTGCTTCATCAACAAGTCCATCTGATAAAGATCAGCCACCCAGAGAAGAACCCCGAGTTCCACCCCTTAAG attCAGCTTTCAAAAGTTGGACCACCTTTTATCATCAAGAGCCAACCTGTTTCTAAACCAGAACCTCGAGTTTCCCCAAGTACATCGGTCAGCAGTGGGAGAAACACTGGGGCTAGAACTCTTGCAGATATCAAAGCAAGAGCTCAGCAAGCAAGAGCCCaaagagaagctgcagctgcagcagccgtGGCAGCAGCTGCGAGCATTGTCTCTGGAGCAATGGGGACCCCATGCGAAGGTGGGAAGACAAGAACGCTGGCACACATCAAGGAACAAACAAAGGCCAAGCTATTTGCAAAGCATCAAGCCAGAGCTCATTTACTCCAGACTAATAAAGAATCAAAGTTGCAGTTCAGCTCAAAGGAAAGTACCTCATCTCTGGAGATACCAACTTCTACTGACACAAAGATTGAAGGTTCTACTGGTGTCATCATAGTTAATCCTAACTGCAGGTCCCCTAGCAACAAGTCTGCTCATCACCGTGAGACTACCACTTTATTGCAGCAGTCACTTAACACAGCTATATTACCAGAAACTGCTACTGAGATATCGGTGCACAGTTCTGATGAAAATATACCTATGCCACAATTGtgtgagaaaattatttcatctacCTCTACTGAAAGTAACAGTGTGCCAGTGCTTTATAATAAAAGTTCAGTCTCTGTGTCTGTTTGCAGCACTGCTATGTCTGGAGCAATTAAAGAACTTTCTTTTGCAAGTTCTGTTGATAAATCCTCTGTTTTAATGTCTGTTGACAGTGCAAACACAGCAGTTTCAGCTTGTAATATAAATATGCTGAAAACCATCCAAGGGGCTGATACTCCATGCATAACTGTTGGACCAAAATGTATTGATAACACTAATGTACCAGTCTCCATAGACAATACAGTCTTATCAAATGCCATCGATGACAAAAGGTTGCCGATACCAAGTAGCAATGCGAATAACACAGTCTCCAGTCATTATGCCACTGTGCCAGCTTCATCTATTGCAAATAATTTGCCAAATCATCTCTCTGGTAGTTCTGTACTGATTCCCCCAGTGGGGACTAccaacagattttcttctgataaGATAGCCATAACTGGGTGTAACGAGCAAAGCACTGTCTCCATTCACACTACCGTTAGGTCAGCTTTAAGTTGCAGTGAGGCCCTTGCAGTAGCAGATGCTGTTGCAAGGCCACCCATTTCAATGTTTACTGGTAACATGGTGACAATAAGCTCTTACGATAATGCTACTAAATTAAATGCTGATCTCTTAGAAAAAAGCTCTGGAGCACGAAACCGAATGGATCTCTCTGGTAAACCTCAGCCAGTGAGCTTTACACAAACTGCCATGAATAGGTCTATACCTTGCAAAGTCATTGTTGACCACACTACAAATCTGAATTCCAGTCTGTCACTTTCTTCTTCTATTGAAAATGCAGAGAACAGCATTGACCTGCAGAGCAGACCTGTAAGGACAGAAGCTGCCTTACAAAGTATAGCCTGTCCTCAGGTGTCTGTCATAAGCAGGCCTGAAGTGGTCTCTAATGAAAGCCTTGAGCACAGTTCCAGCTTTATCACCATTACAGCAAAGCAAGACAGCAAGAACTTGCAGGCAGGTTGTTCAAGTCTTCGAGAAGTGCCTCTTGCTCCTCAAGATAAATTAATTGAGGTGGTTACTCCCAGCCAAGGTTTTGCTGAGCAGTTAAGAGGtccttcagcatttaaaaatgaagcagatgcTGCCTGTGCCAGTCAGTATAGCACTAACAATAGAATTTGTTGGCATGATGAAGAGGCAATGAGTACAGACCAGCCAGTGGTCAGCCATCTTAACTCCGGTAAGCATAAGGAATACGCAGAgcaaaactgcttaaaaaatgtcaaaaccGAACCTTCCAGTTACACGCAAATGTCAGAACTGCAATCCAGGAGTCTTCTGACGAGCATTGCTGTTCCTGTTAAATCGGAAACGAATGAGTCTGACAAGTGCTTCAGGATGGACACCGAGGATTTTACAGGACCTGAAATGCCTGCCCAGACTGCAGAAATAGCCACGAGCGCACAGCCGCCGCAGACCTCCAAGACATCCATTGTGGACTCTATGGAAGACACCCTGTCCCTGACAACAGAAACCCTAAAGAGAGTTACCGGTGCCGGGGGCTCTAGCTGTCGCTTGTCGTCAGTGGAGGCCAACAATCCTTTAGTGACACAGTTACTGCAAGGCAACCTGCCTTTAGAGAAAGTACTGCCGCAGCCCAGATCAGGAGCCAAACTAGAAATTAACAGGCTTCCCTTGCCTTTGCAAACTACCTCAGTATGTAAAACAGTAGTGTCCGAGAGAAATATTGTTGAACATCCTTCCAACTCTCCTAATCCAGATGGTAAAGGATTTACAGCAGGCAGCGTAGCCCCGCTACAAATCAGAAAGCGTGAAAACCATCCGAAAAAGAGGATGGCCAGGACTGTAGGGGAACATGCTCAAATTAAATGTGAGCCTGGGAAGGTGTCAATGGACACAGATGTTAAAGCGGCTCCTTGTGTAATTAGTTCCAGCATGAATCAGCTAGGGCATGGTCAGCCATTTAAGCAGGAGTGGCTGAACAAACATGCCATTCAGAGCCGAATCGCTCACAGCCCAGAGatcaagcagcagaagaggcCGTTGCCTTCATGCAGTTTCCAGCAGAGCTTATTTCACATTGATAAAAATGGCAGCTTTCACGCAGAAGCTAGTACCTCACATAGACAGCATTTTTACCAAATGTCCATGGCTGCAAGAGGCCCCATTCCTACAGCAGCTTTGTTGCAAACTACTTCAAAAGGCCCACCTGGCTGCAACGCATTTGCTTTTAGCAGACACCTGGAACAGAAGGGCTTGGGAGATGTGAATATTTCTACAGCAGCTCACCAGCTGAGGCTAGGAAGTGTGTTTTCCCCTAATATTCAAATTAAGGAAGGTGATGACATTGCCAGTGCCTCTCAAACTCTGCAGAGCAAAACACTAGTgcatccccctcctccccctccacccctgccacctcctccccctcctcacccaAATGCAGAAGTCCCCTCTGATCAAAAACAACCGACAGTTACTATGGAAACCACTAAAAGACTTAGTTGGCCTCAGCCAGCAAGCATCTGTAGCAATATAAAATCTGAACCTATTTCTTTTGAGGAAGGTTTAAGCAGCAGCTGCGAACTGGGCATGAAACAAACTTCCTATGATCAGAACGAAGTGAAAGAACAGTTAAAAGcgtttgcattaaaaaatgcagatttctctTCCTATTTACTTTCTGAGCCACAGAAGCCTTTTACCCAACTTGCTGCTCAGAAAATACAGACgcagcacccacagcagcagcagcagcagcagcagcagctctgtggaaattATCCAACAATACACTTCGGTAGCACAAGCTTCAAAAGGGCAGCATCTGCAATTGAGAAATCGATTGGGATTTTAGGAAGTGGCTCAAACACTGCCACAGGCCTGTCTAACCAGAATGCGCAGATCCCGGTTCAGAAATTTGCTGACAGTAGCAATGCCGATGAACTGGAACTGAAATGCTCTTGCAGGCTGAAAGCCATGATCGTGTGCAAAGGCTGCGGAGCCTTCTGTCATGATGACTGCATAGGGCCTTCCAAACTGTGTGTAGCTTGTCTGGTTGTACGATAG